The following proteins are co-located in the Meleagris gallopavo isolate NT-WF06-2002-E0010 breed Aviagen turkey brand Nicholas breeding stock chromosome 13, Turkey_5.1, whole genome shotgun sequence genome:
- the AARS1 gene encoding alanine--tRNA ligase, cytoplasmic — protein sequence MESALTASQIRQRFIDFFKENRHTYVHSSSTIPLDDPTLLFANAGMNQFKPIFLNTIDPSHPLAKLSRATNTQKCIRAGGKHNDLDDVGKDVYHHTFFEMLGSWSFGDYFKELACKLALDLLTKEFGIPAERLYVTYFGGNEAAGLQPDLECKQIWLDLGLDEGRILPGNMKDNFWEMGDTGPCGPCSEIHYDRIGDRDASHLVNQDDPNVLEIWNLVFIQFNREADGSLKPLPKKSIDTGMGLERLVSVLQNKMSNYDTDLFLPYFEAIQKGTGARPYMGQVGAEDADGIDMAYRVLADHARTITLALSDGGRPDNTGRGYVLRRILRRAVRYSHEKLNAPKGFFATLVDVVVQSLGDAFPELKKDPDMVKDIINEEEDQFLKTLSRGRRILDRKIQSMGDSKTIPGDTAWLLYDTYGFPVDLTGLIAEEKGLVVDMEGFEEERKNAQLKSQGKGAGGEDLLMLDIYAIEELRARGLEVTDDSPKYGYTSDPSGTYDFGSLVATVKAIRREKKFVEEVSTGQECGIVLDRTCFYAEQGGQIYDQGYMVKDDDSREDKTEFTVKNVQVRGGYVLHIGTLYGSLKVGDQVHLSIDETRRRPVMSNHTATHILNFALRSVLGEADQRGSLVAPDRLRFDFTAKGALSTQEIKKVEGIANQMIEEAKTVYARDCPLAAAKAIQGLRAVFDETYPDPVRVVSIGIPVDELLADPSGPAGSITSIEFCGGTHLQNSGHAGPFVIVSEEAIAKGIRRIVAVTGAEARKALRKVESLKKLLSALDAKVKVQTAPNKDVQKEITDLSEMLATAVIPQWQKDELREAVKALKKVMDDLDRASKADIQKRVLEKTKQVIESHPNQPLVIMEMENGASAKALNESLKLFKTHSPQTATMLFAVDNEAGRITCLCQVPQETAQKGLKANQWVQEVSALMDGKGGGKDISAQATGKNVGCLQEALRLATDFARLHLGELKN from the exons ATGGAGTCCGCGCTGACGGCGAGCCAGATCCGGCAGCGATTCATTGACTTCTTCAAGGAGAACCGGCACACCTACGTGCACTCCTCTTCCACCATCCCTCTGGATGACCCCACGCTGCTGTTTGCTAATGCTGGCATGAACCAG tTCAAACCCATCTTCCTCAACACTATCGACCCCTCGCACCCGCTTGCTAAGCTGAGCAGAGCCACCAACACTCAGAAGTGCATCCGAGCTGGGGGCAAGCACAACGACCTGGACGATGTGGGAAAGGATGTCTACCACCACACTTTCTTCGAGATGTTGGGCTCCTGGTCCTTTGGGGATTATTTCAAG gaaCTTGCTTGTAAACTGGCACTGGACCTTCTCACCAAGGAGTTTGGCATCCCTGCAGAAAGACTCTACGTCACTTACTTTGGTGGAAATGAGGCTGCAGGACTGCAGCCAGACCTGGAGTGCAAGCAGATCTGGCTGGATTTGGG GCTGGATGAGGGCAGGATTCTGCCTGGCAATATGAAGGATAACTTCTGGGAGATGGGTGACACGGGGCCCTGTGGCCCTTGCAGCGAGATCCACTATGACCGAATTGGGGACAGAGATGCTTCGCACCTGGTCAATCAGGATGACCCCAACGTCCTGGAGATCTGGAATCTGGTGTTCATACAGTTCAACAG GGAAGCTGATGGGAGTCTGAAACCTCTTCCCAAGAAAAGTATTGACACTGGGATGGGTTTGGAACGACtggtttctgtgctgcagaacaagATGTCCAACTATGACACCGaccttttccttccttacttTGAAGCCATACAGAAG GGCACGGGTGCCAGGCCATACATGGGGCAGGTTGGTGCTGAGGATGCTGATGGCATAGACATGGCGTACCGTGTGCTGGCAGACCACGCACGGACCATCACACTGGCCCTCTCTGATGGTGGCAGACCTGACAACACTGGCAGAGG GTATGTGCTGAGGCGGATTCTCCGCCGAGCTGTGCGTTACTCCCATGAGAAGCTCAATGCCCCCAAGGGCTTCTTTGCTACGCTGGTGGACGTTGTGGTGCAGTCACTG GGAGATGCCTTTCCTGAGCTGAAAAAGGACCCAGATATGGTGAAGGACATTATCAATGAAGAAGAGGATCAGTTCCTGAAAACGCTCAGCAGAGGACGTCGCATCCTGGACAGGAAGATCCAGAGCATGGGCGACAGTAAAACCATTCCTG GTGATACTGCCTGGCTGCTGTATGACACTTACGGTTTCCCTGTGGATCTCACTGGACTGATAGCAGAGGAGAAAGGCCTTGTTGTGGACATGGAGGGCTTTGAGGAGGAGCGGAAGAACGCGCAG CTCAAATCCCAGGGCAAGGGTGCCGGAGGGGAGGACCTGCTCATGCTGGACATCTATGCCATCGAAGAACTAAGGGCACGAGGGCTGGAGGTGACAGATGACTCACCAAAATATGGTTATACCTCAGATCCCAGCGGTACCTACG ATTTTGGGAGCCTTGTGGCCACAGTGAAAGCCATCCGCAGGGAGAAGAAGTTTGTGGAGGAGGTGTCCACTGGCCAGGAATGTGGGATAGTGCTTGACCGGACCTGCTTCTACGCTGAGCAGGGTGGGCAGATCTATGACCAGGGCTACATGGTCAAGGACGACGACAGCAGGGAGGAT AAAACTGAGTTCACTGTGAAGAATGTGCAGGTCCGAGGGGGTTATGTGCTTCACATAGGGACTCTGTATGGAAGCTTGAAAGTGGGAGACCAGGTCCACCTGTCAATCGATGAG ACCAGGAGGAGACCGGTCATGAGCAACCACACAGCCACCCACATCCTCAACTTTGCCCTGCGCTCAGTGCTGGGAGAAGCAGACCAGAGAGGGTCGCTGGTGGCACCAGACAGGCTGAGGTTTGACTTCACAGCCAAGGGAGCCTTGTCCACACAGGAAATCAAGAAGGTTGAAGGCATCGCCAACCAGATGATCGAGGAGGCAAAG acTGTGTATGCCAGGGACTGCCCTCTTGCAGCAGCCAAAGCTATCCAAGGGCTGCGGGCAGTTTTTGACGAGACCTACCCCGATCCTGTCCGTGTGGTCTCTATTGGCATCCCTGTGGATGAGCTGCTGGCTGACCCCTCCGGCCCTGCAGGCTCCATCACTTCCATCGAGTTCTGCGGAGGGAC GCACTTGCAGAACTCTGGCCATGCTGGGCCCTTTGTGATTGTTTCAGAAGAAGCCATTGCTAAAGGCATCCGGAGGATAGTGGCAGTCACCGGGGCTGAAGCTCGGAAG GCCCTCAGGAAGGTAGAGAGCCTCAAGAAATTGCTGTCAGCCCTGGATGCCAAGGTGAAGGTCCAGACGGCTCCCAACAAGGATGTGCAGAAGGAGATCACAGACCTCAGTGAG ATGCTGGCCACTGCTGTTATCCCACAGTGGCAGAAAGATGAGCTGAGAGAAGCTGTTAAAGCACTGAAGAAGGTTATGGATGACCTGGACCGTGCAAGCAAAGCTGACATCCAGAAACGA GTActggaaaagacaaagcaagTCATTGAGAGTCACCCTAACCAGCCACTAGTCAtcatggaaatggaaaatgggGCCTCAGCAAAG GCCCTGAATGAATCGCTGAAGCTCTTCAAGACTCATTCCCCCCAGACTGCCACCATGCTCTTTGCTGTGGATAACGAAGCGGGCAGGATCACCTGCCTGTGCCAGGTGCCCCAG GAGACAGCGCAGAAGGGCCTGAAGGCCAACCAGTGGGTGCAGGAGGTCTCTGCCCTGATGGATGGCAAAGGGGGAGGGAAGGACATCTCAGCACAAGCCACAGGAAAGAACgtgggctgcctgcaggaagcTCTCCGCCTGGCCACGGACTTTGCCAGGCTGCACCTGGGGGAGCTGAAAAACTGA
- the LOC104912984 gene encoding RNA-binding Raly-like protein, whose product MSALSGRDGWRYLDMAREAKPSRVRLGQKRPHSSSLYPSTCDLDYNLYRDDFPYRVYEYQKIPPLINRIPVKARRTHARAGGTSSPSPQHGARSSASSTGTRMKLRAEELHSIKGELSQIKERVDSLLESLERMDQRRERLSVCKESEKKKAEVGSASPAPLGAGSRGKQGSGGDGRNMDSTEESTDTEEMMKAHTSDQEGSQ is encoded by the exons ATGAGCGCTCTGAGCGGTCGGGACGGGTGGAGGT ATCTGGACATGGCCAGGGAGGCAAAGCCGAGCCGGGTCAGGTTGGGCCAAAAGAggccacacagcagcagcctgtaCCC cagtaCCTGCGACCTGGACTACAACCTCTACAGGGATGACTTCCCATACCG GGTGTATGAGTACCAGAAGATCCCACCCCTCATTAACCGCATCCCCGTCAAGGCCAGGAGAACGCATGCAAGAGCAGGAGGCAcaagcagccccagcccccagCACGGGGCGCGGAGCAGCGCCAGCTCCACGGGGACACGGATGAAAC TGAGAGCCGAGGAGCTGCATTCCATTAAGGGGGAGCTGAGCCAGATCAAGGAGCGGGTGGACAGCCTGCTGGAGAGCCTGGAGCGCATGGACCAGCGCAGGGAGCGGCTCTCGG TGTGCAAGGAGAGTGAGAAGAAGAAGGCAGAGGTGGGCTCAGCATCACCAGCCCCACTGGGAGCGGGCTCACGAGGCAAGCAGGGGAGCGGAGGGGATGGGCGCAACATGGACAGCACCGAGGAGAGCACAGACACGGAGGAGATG ATGAAGGCCCACACCTCGGACCAGGAGGGGAGCCAGTAG
- the LOC100547860 gene encoding fibulin-7-like: protein MEYWCLVLAASRATMLIPLPGWVALCILQLALGRTQECLSHQQVLSTVRQMQKLLSAQEAAHLQGMRSLKKQLSVLHSRIQRLAGKRNDTCPQLAVPLNGRKLGRSTRVGHDVHFICNAGFQLVGSESRTCRRDRTWSGTQPFCRNIDECSSNPCANGGICVDGNQSYTCLCPRGWSGASCQSPVYAYWVTLSNSSFSRQPRCAEGRLGSRHCSCDAGFQLRAGGVCQDVDECQLFQPNPQTRICLHDCLNLPGSYRCLCPPGYVLHADRNTCEDVDECTGSQHNCTHGELCINTFGGHRCVRPKCPPPRHNTSYVKTSSFQCERNPCPTDSRACRMAATSISFHYLPLQANRTVPHVLFKMSTTRFMGDSLRFTIIGGRGQDVFAVRRSDRQTGELVLSSPVVGPATLEVELEMSEFSRKVLLGKHIFKVTAFVSQYEF from the exons ATGGAATATTGGTGTCTCGTCCTTGCAGCCAGCCGTGCCACGATGCTCATCCCGCTGCCAGGCTGGGTGGCCCTGTGCATCCTGCAGCTAGCCCTCGGCAGAACCCAG GAGTGCCTGAGCCACCAGCAGGTGCTCAGCACCGTGCGGCAGATGCAGAAGCTGCTGTCGGCACAGGAGGCTGCCCACCTCCAGGGTATGCGCAGCCTCAAGAagcagctctcagtgctgcacagccgCATCCAGAGGCTCGCTGGCAAACGTAACG ACACCTGTCCGCAGCTGGCGGTGCCCTTGAACGGGCGGAAGCTGGGCCGGAGCACACGGGTGGGCCACGACGTTCACTTCATCTGCAATGCTGGATTTCAGCTGGTGGGCTCGGAGTCGCGCACCTGCCGGAGGGACCGCACCTGGAGCGGCACCCAGCCCTTCTGCAGAA ATATCGATGAATGTTCCAGCAACCCGTGCGCCAACGGTGGGATCTGCGTGGATGGCAACCAGAGCTATACATGCCTGTGCCCACGGGGCTGGTCAGGAGCCAGCTGCCAGAGCCCTGTCTATGCCT ACTGGGTAACACTGAGCAACTCGTCCTTTAGCCGTCAGCCCCGCTGCGCTGAGGGCCGCCTGGGCTCGCGGCACTGCAGCTGTGATGCCGGCTTCCAGTTGCGAGCAGGAGGTGTTTGCCAAG ATGTGGACGAGTGCCAGCTTTTCCAGCCTAACCCCCAGACCCGGATCTGCCTCCACGACTGCCTCAACCTCCCCGGCTCCTACCGCTGCCTCTGCCCACCGGGGTACGTGCTTCATGCCGACCGCAACACCTGTGAGG ATGTGGATGAGTGCACTGGGAGCCAGCACAACTGCACCCATGGTGAGCTCTGCATCAACACCTTCGGGGGCCACCGCTGCGTGCGCCCCAAGTGCCCCCCACCACGCCACAACACCAGCTATGTCAAGACCTCCAGCTT CCAGTGTGAGAGGAACCCCTGCCCCACAGACAGCCGAGCCTGCCGCATGGCCGCCACCTCCATCTCCTTCCACTACCTACCACTCCAGGCCAACCGCACCGTGCCCCACGTCCTCTTCAAGATGTCCACCACCCGCTTCATGGGCGACAGCCTGCGCTTCACCATCATAGGTGGCCGGGGCCAGGACGTCTTTGCCGTGCGGCGCTCCGACCGGCAGACGGGAGAGCTGGTGCTCAGCAGCCCGGTGGTGGGGCCAGCCACACTGGAGGTGGAGCTGGAGATGAGCGAGTTCTCCCGCAAGGTGCTGCTGGGCAAACACATCTTCAAGGTCACGGCCTTTGTGTCCCAGTATGAGTTCTGA